ATGTTTAGTTGTAAAATAGATATAAGGAGTGTTAATTTGTACATTGCTTTCTGCTTTAGTTAGAGGGAATGTAAAGTTTATAAATGGATATAATTTTATTTATTAAAGAGAAACTATTATTTAAAATATGAAAACTGATAATTCTATAAAGAATATTACGATAGCAGCTATTAATAGAAAAGTAATGAATCCAGAGGAATGGATTTATTCTAGAATTTGTGTGGAGGATAAATCGGTTGAGTTTATTTTTGAAGAGAATGAATTATCCATTTTTGAGATAAGTAGCTTTGAGATAAAAACAATTGTTACAACTTGTCGTATAATTGAAAAAAATGAAAGTAATGTCAAGTCTTTAAAATTTGAAAATATTAGAAAAGTTTTCTACGGAAATTTTAAGGGAACTAATATAAAAAAAATAGAGTTATCGACATTTAGAATAATAGATGTTTTTGGAGAAGTACACGATTTTCAAATTGAAACAGGAAAAGCATCAATAGGATTGATTAATGCGGTAAATACTGTATTAAAACTAAAGTCTCAAAAATGAAAATCTCTTATTGCTTGGGATTGCGTTAATCTCCCGTTAAAGCTGTAGGCAATTGAGAAATTAGGATAATCAAATTTCACCCCGCTGGGGTTTCTTTTTTTTAATAATAAAAAATCTAGAAATATAGTATCCCGCTGGGATATTGTTTTGATGCAAAAAATTATTGTGTAGATTTATAAAACAACAATATTGAATAATAAGGTATGTTGCTCCAGCGGAGCAGAATATTTATAGCTTTTTTGTAGATTTATAAAACAACAATATTGGATAAATAAGTTATGTTGCTCCAGCGGAGCAGAATATTTATAGCTATTGTGTAGATTTATAAAACAACAATATTGAATAAATAAGTTATGTTGCTCCAGCGGAGCAAAATATTTATAGCTATTGTGTAGATTTATAAAACAACAATATTGGATAAATAAGTTATGTTGCTCCAGTGGAGCAAAATATTTATAGTCTCCAGCGGAGCAAAATATTTATGAATCCATTGGAACGTTTTATCTATATTATTTGAAATTTTCCCATGAATTTTTAGATTTTAAAAGAAAACCTCTTTTGTAATGATATAAAATCCCATAATAAGTACAAACCAGCCGAAGAGTGGTTTTAGTTTAGCACCATCAATTTTCTTAGAAAGTTGAGTTCCTATCAGCATTCCTAAAAGGGCGATACCTGAGATTTCTAATAAGAAAATATAATCTACAGGAGTTCCTATATATAAATCACCACCGAATCCAATAGAAGAATTGATAAAAATAATAAGCAATGAGGTTCCAACAGCTTGCTTCATTGGTAGATTAGCAAAGAATATCAAGGCTGGAATAATTAAAAAACCACCACCTGCACCTAGAAATCCGGTTACGATTCCAACTATAAATCCAATTATACTTAGTTGCGTGTAATTAGTTGCGGTTGTTTTTAGCTCTGGTTTGTTTCTTCGAATCATTGAGATAGCTGCAGTTATCATCAATACCGAAAAAATTAGCATAATCAGAAAATCTTTGGAAACGGTGTATGAAGCTACAGAGAATAGCGTTGAAGCAATTTGTGGAAAGATTACTTCTCGTATGATTAAAATGGAAATAACTGATGGAATGGCAAAATAAAGCGCCGATTTTAGTTTGAGATTTCCCATTTTATAATGGCTATAACTGCCGAATAAAGCCGTGAGAC
The nucleotide sequence above comes from Flavobacterium branchiarum. Encoded proteins:
- a CDS encoding sulfite exporter TauE/SafE family protein, translated to MEYFGYFASIIIGISLGLIGGGGSILTIPILVYLFNINPGQATTYSLFIVGLTALFGSYSHYKMGNLKLKSALYFAIPSVISILIIREVIFPQIASTLFSVASYTVSKDFLIMLIFSVLMITAAISMIRRNKPELKTTATNYTQLSIIGFIVGIVTGFLGAGGGFLIIPALIFFANLPMKQAVGTSLLIIFINSSIGFGGDLYIGTPVDYIFLLEISGIALLGMLIGTQLSKKIDGAKLKPLFGWFVLIMGFYIITKEVFF